TTCCTGGACCACATATTTTAACTACTGAAGGAAGTCTCATTAAGGTTTCCGTCACAAATGGACTTGACGAACCACATGCTTTTTTCATACCAGGTTTGGTAAACAGCGGTCCGATTGCACCTGGAGCGACAAAGAATATCCAATTTGTTACATCCAAGGCAGGGACTTATTTGTATTATGACAACCTGAATGCACCAGTGGACCGTGTAATGGGTCTTCACGGAGCATTAATTGTTATGCCTGCCAAGGCTGCTCCAGGACATAAGTTCACGCCATATGCTAATCCGACACCAGCCGTGCAGCAGTTATTTGATGATTTTGGATCAACCTCCCACTTCCCTGGATTAGCTTGGGAACAAGGAGATCCAGCAACACATACACCTGCCTTTAGACAATATGTATGGCTGCTCCATGCAGCTAGTTCCCGTTTGTTTGCTGATGTTGGAAACTATCCGCCAGGAAGAGATTATCCTGCAGCACAATTTATAAGTGCCTACCAAAGGGATCGTTTCCGATCAGATGGATTAAATAAAAAACCTGATTATTTTACGATAAACGGTCATTCTGGATGGTTTGCAGCTCATAATCCAACCATTACCCCACATCAAAGGGTGGGTGAACCAGCTGTCATCAGAATACTTAATGCAGGTATTTCACTTCATTCTTTGCATATTCATGCAAACCATGTATATGCAACGGGGAAAAACGGAGTAGTGGAAGAAAATCCGATTTGGATGGACACCTTAACGGTCAAACCACTTGACGTTATCGAATGGGTTGTTCCTTTTACTAGACCACCAGATGTGCCGAATGAAAGGGGAATTGGACTTCCGGATAACCCATTGATTTCCATTCCTAATCCACGTATTTCAGGATCTGCTCCCCACCCCGTCTGGCCTCCAACAGAAGAGTTGGGAACATTTATGCCAAAACGCGGGGATGAGGCTGGAGATTTCGATATCTCTGTTCAATTATCACCCATTTGTTATCCAATGCATGACCACTCTGAAGCTAGCCAAAGTGCGCAAGGTGGGAATTACGGATTAGGGATGATGAGTACGATGTTGAGGCTCTCTGGGTTATTGACGATATTGATTCTGTTTGGCGGGATCAGGCTGAGCATGCTCATCAGACCTTTCCTGAACATGGTGATAGACCAGGAGTTAACGATGAGTTTCACACGAATGACAGAGGAAATGAAGAATTCTTTGCCTTTCATGATTACAACCCCGATTACTTTGTTGTCACCGGAGTTAATTTCCCAGGACGCGTTGGCAGTACTGTTTCTATTCGACCTGGATTAACCATCCCACCTTCATTAAATAGTGGTGTGGCCGGAATGCAGATTTCAGTTAACGCTAGAAGAAATCAGACAATTCTAATCCGGTTATTATGTGGTGCATATAGCAAAATCAAGGTGACCTTCCCAGTTGATGTTGCCGTTATTGCAGTTGATGGTCGTTCATTAGGTGTTCCTCCATTTGGTCGGTATAATCACCCATATACAGTTCCTGAAGGTACTCCTATAGACATGTCTACTGCCCAGCGCTGTGATGTGTTAATGAGGTTTGATCGACCAATTAGCTCTTATGCACAAGTCGAATACAGGCATCATTTAAGCGATACTTTTCTTTTGAATGGCAGAATCCCAATCGTTATTAAATAGTCTTATAGACAAAAAATCCTAAGTGTGATCTTCCCACACTTAGGATTTTTATATATTCAGTTGATTTTCTTAAGGGAGTCTGTAACTGTCTTAATAATAAAAGTAATGTCTTCCTGCTTGATAGTTAATGGCGGTGATAATGTTAATACGTTATTGTATCCAGCAACAGTGGCTCCGTTCTTACCAATTAATAACCCTTCCTGTTTGCAGTTGGCAATTACTTGATTAACTAGCGTTACATCTAAAGGTTCCTTTGTCTTCTTATCCTTCACTAATTCAATACCCACCAATAATCCTTTTCCACGTACATCGCCAACAAATGGATGGTCCTGAAGAAGGTCACTTAATTCAGAGACCACTTGTTTACCAAGGTCACGCGAGCGGTCAAAGAGATTTTCTTTTTCCATAATTTCAAGGTTTTTTAACGCCAAGGCACAAGCAGCTGGATTGCCGCCAAATGTGTTCACATGACGGAAGTAATCATATTCTTCCGTTCCTTTAAAGGCTTCGTATATTTCTTTCCGAACAGCCGTTGCGGAGAGAGGCAGGTACGCACTCGTTATCCCTTTCGCCATTGTGATAATGTCGGGCTTAACATCATAATTCATAAAGCCAAAAGGTTTTCCTGTTCGACCAAAGCCGCAGATGACTTCATCTACAATTAACAGAGCACCATGTTTTTCACAAACCTCTTTGGCTGCCTTCATGTATCCTTCAGGCGGCACTAGGATTCCCCCGCCCGTAATGATAGGCTCCATAATCATCGCTGCTATCGTTTCGCTTAGCTCCCACGTCATGGTCCGGTCGATTTCTTTTACCGATGAAAGTTCCCTTGGATCACTTACATTCACATCATCCCGATAGGAATCTGGCGGAGAAACATGAATGAATCCTGGAGCAAGCGGCTCATATTTATATTTTCTTTGTGCCTGACCGGTTGCTGCTAGAGCCCCCATGGAATTTCCATGATATCCGCGGTAACGGGATACTATTTTGTAGCGGTTAAAATCCCCTTTTTGCTGATGATATTGACGGACAATTTTAAAAGCCGTTTCATTCGCCTCTGAACCGCTGTTTGAGAAAAAGATGACGTATTCATCGCCAAGCATCTCATTTAATTTTTCAGCCAGTTTGATAGCCGGAATATGGCTTTGAGTAAGAGGAAAATAAGCCATTTCTTTTAACTGTTCATACGCCGCCTCGGCAAGCTCAGTTCTTCCATAACCAACATTCACACACCATAAGCCAGCCATACCATCTAAATAGCGCTTTCCATTGGCATCGGTTACCCAAGAACCTTCTGCTTTCGTGGCAACTATGGTTGCATTGGGATTATAAGGTTTCATAGAATGCCATAAATATTTATCATCCTGTGCCAGCAATTCTTCATGCGGTCGACCTGTTTGAACCATGGCTCTGTCCCTCCTTTTTTATGCATCAAAACGGGATGTAATCATTTTTTTACGCGTATAGAAGTTTAAGCCGTCTTTCCCATTTACATGGAGATCACCATAGAAGGAATCCTTCCAGCCTGAAAATGGAAAGAATGCCATTGTTGCCGGAACACCAACGTTAATACCGAGCATACCCGCGTCAGCTTCTTCACGGAATTGCCGGATGGCCTTCGCATTATTGGTATAGATGGTGGCTCCATTTCCATATCTGGATTTTCGAATATATTCCAGTCCCTCATCTAAATCACTGGCACGGAGCAGGCTTAAAACGGGGGCAAAAATTTCGTCTTTGGCAATGGTCATTTCAGGAGTAACATGATCGAAAATGGTTGGTCCTAAGAAATTCCCTTCTGGATGGTTACTCATTTCTTTGCGTCCATCGCGGATTAAGTCAGCACCTTCTGTGATGCCTCTTTCGATGTAACCAAGGACCTTTTCGCGATGTTCTTTTCTAATAACTGGAGTTAATAACACCTCGTCATCCATTCCATTTCCGATGATCAACTCATCTGCTTTTTTCGCTAAGGCCTTTACAAATGGTTCATTGTCACCGACAACCACAACCGCACTGCATGCCATACAGCGCTGCCCAGCGCTTCCAAACGTTGAAGAGATAATGTGCTGTACCGCCTTATCCATATCGGCATCTGGCATGACAATATGATGATTTTTCGCTCCAGAAAGCGCTTGAACTCTTTTTCCTTTCGCCGCTGCTCGTTCGTAAACATACTTTGCAACCGGCTGAGAACCAACAAAAGAAATGGCCGCGATATCTTCATGATCGAGTAATCCATTTACGACATCATGTGCACCATGAACGATATTTAATACTCCAGGAGGAGCCCCAGCTTCAGAGAACAACTCTGCTAATCTATTGGCTAAAATCGGTGTCCGTTCAGATGGTTTTAACACAAAGGCATTTCCGCAGGCAATGGCTAAAGGAAACATCCAAAGCGGTACCATCATAGGAAAGTTAAATGGGGTGATGCCGCCAACCACGCCTAATGGATAGCGGAACATTTCCGAATCAATCTCTTCGGCAATACCTGATAATGTTTCACCCATCATCAAGGTCGGTGCCCCTGAGGCAAATTCTACACATTCAATACCTCTCTGAACCTCCCCATATGCCTCTTTAAATGCTTTACCATTTTCTTGAACAATGAGTCTTGCTAACTCCTCATGGTTATCACTTAATAGACTATGATATTTAAAGAGGATTCTTGCTCGTTTTGGTACCGGAACCTTTTTCCACTTGCTAAACGCTTCCTTCGCAGCCGCAACCGCCGCGTTAACATCCTCTTTCGTCGAAACTGGAACTTTAGTGAGTAATTCATTTGTTGCAGGATTTGGGACATTTAGCGTCTGACTGCTGTTTGAACTTACCCAAACCCCATTAATAAAGTTTTGTAGAACAGTAGTATCCTTTTTAGTTACGCTCATATATTCGCCTCCTAGTTAAATAGATGAATGGTAATCATATACATTCATTATCTCGTATCGTTGAAAGTTGTTCATTAGACATACTGTAAGAAAACCCCTTCTTTTCTTACACAAAATGAACACTACGTAATATTTTTTTTACTGTTTGCGAGATAGGGTGATAAATAATCTTTTACAAGCAGCATGAACTCAAATGTTACTCGTTTTTCATGGTCCATTTCTTGTTTGGAACCATTACATTCTAAATACGTTTTTAATGTTTCTAAC
This genomic stretch from Neobacillus niacini harbors:
- a CDS encoding aspartate aminotransferase family protein: MVQTGRPHEELLAQDDKYLWHSMKPYNPNATIVATKAEGSWVTDANGKRYLDGMAGLWCVNVGYGRTELAEAAYEQLKEMAYFPLTQSHIPAIKLAEKLNEMLGDEYVIFFSNSGSEANETAFKIVRQYHQQKGDFNRYKIVSRYRGYHGNSMGALAATGQAQRKYKYEPLAPGFIHVSPPDSYRDDVNVSDPRELSSVKEIDRTMTWELSETIAAMIMEPIITGGGILVPPEGYMKAAKEVCEKHGALLIVDEVICGFGRTGKPFGFMNYDVKPDIITMAKGITSAYLPLSATAVRKEIYEAFKGTEEYDYFRHVNTFGGNPAACALALKNLEIMEKENLFDRSRDLGKQVVSELSDLLQDHPFVGDVRGKGLLVGIELVKDKKTKEPLDVTLVNQVIANCKQEGLLIGKNGATVAGYNNVLTLSPPLTIKQEDITFIIKTVTDSLKKIN
- a CDS encoding multicopper oxidase domain-containing protein — encoded protein: MKRRDFVKYAGGGLAALVVGSVMPAWLSNNSLFAVKQVQELNFTITDSIKDMVTHNSINQAQCYFWLYKEANFPAEIPGPHILTTEGSLIKVSVTNGLDEPHAFFIPGLVNSGPIAPGATKNIQFVTSKAGTYLYYDNLNAPVDRVMGLHGALIVMPAKAAPGHKFTPYANPTPAVQQLFDDFGSTSHFPGLAWEQGDPATHTPAFRQYVWLLHAASSRLFADVGNYPPGRDYPAAQFISAYQRDRFRSDGLNKKPDYFTINGHSGWFAAHNPTITPHQRVGEPAVIRILNAGISLHSLHIHANHVYATGKNGVVEENPIWMDTLTVKPLDVIEWVVPFTRPPDVPNERGIGLPDNPLISIPNPRISGSAPHPVWPPTEELGTFMPKRGDEAGDFDISVQLSPICYPMHDHSEASQSAQGGNYGLGMMSTMLRLSGLLTILILFGGIRLSMLIRPFLNMVIDQELTMSFTRMTEEMKNSLPFMITTPITLLSPELISQDALAVLFLFDLD
- a CDS encoding CoA-acylating methylmalonate-semialdehyde dehydrogenase produces the protein MSVTKKDTTVLQNFINGVWVSSNSSQTLNVPNPATNELLTKVPVSTKEDVNAAVAAAKEAFSKWKKVPVPKRARILFKYHSLLSDNHEELARLIVQENGKAFKEAYGEVQRGIECVEFASGAPTLMMGETLSGIAEEIDSEMFRYPLGVVGGITPFNFPMMVPLWMFPLAIACGNAFVLKPSERTPILANRLAELFSEAGAPPGVLNIVHGAHDVVNGLLDHEDIAAISFVGSQPVAKYVYERAAAKGKRVQALSGAKNHHIVMPDADMDKAVQHIISSTFGSAGQRCMACSAVVVVGDNEPFVKALAKKADELIIGNGMDDEVLLTPVIRKEHREKVLGYIERGITEGADLIRDGRKEMSNHPEGNFLGPTIFDHVTPEMTIAKDEIFAPVLSLLRASDLDEGLEYIRKSRYGNGATIYTNNAKAIRQFREEADAGMLGINVGVPATMAFFPFSGWKDSFYGDLHVNGKDGLNFYTRKKMITSRFDA